The region CGGTCGCTGCGCGCGGAGAACGAGGCGTTCGCCGAGCGCGAGCGGCAGCGCGACCGCGACGAGGTGGCCGCTCACGTGGTCGAGGCCGTCAGCACCGACCCCGACCTGCAGGGCCAGCTGGTCCGCGGCCTGAACGCCGGCGGCTCCCCCGGTCAAGCGCCGCGTGCGCGACCAGGTCGCGATGGTGCTCGAGCGCCCCTCGGGCATGCGCCCACCGCGGGACTGACCCGGCGGTTACGGTGGACCTCGTGACCTCTGCTGCGCGCATCGCGCTCGTGACCTGCTCCGACCTGCCCGACGGCGATCCGGAGGACCGCGCTCTCGTCGTCGCCCTCGATGAACGGGGCGCGGTGGGGGAGATCGTCCAGTGGGACGCCGCCGACGTCAACTGGTCGGCCTTCGACCTGGTCGTGCTGCGCAACGTGTTCGACTACAGCGCGCGCCGCGAGGAGTTCCTCGCCTGGGCCGAGGGTGCCGCAGCTGCGCAACCCCCTCAATGTGATCCGGTGGAACAGCGACAAGCACTACATCGACGCGCTGGCCCAGATCGGGATGCCGGTCGTCGACACGCGGTGGCTCGAGCCCGACGTCGAGTGGTCCAAGCGCGATTTGCACAACCGGTTCCCGGCGCGCGAGGACTTCGTGGTCAAGCCGGCCGTCTCGGCCGGGTCCGCCGACACCGGCCGCTACACCGCGACCGACGCCGACTCCCGCCGCCTGGCGATCAACCACGCCAAGCGGCTGCTCGACGCCGGCCGCAGCGTGATGGTGCAGCGCTACATGCCGGAGATCGACACGTTCGGCGAGAGCGCGCTCGTGTTCCTGCACGGCGAGTACTCCCACGCCATCCACAAGGCCGCCATGCTGGTGGGCGAGGACACGGGCGAGGACACCGGCTACACGCGCGAGGCCATGGAGCCGTGGCAGCCCTCCGAGCTGGAGATCAAGGCGGCGCAGGACATCATCACGCAGGTGCGCCGGCTGGTGCCGGGCCGCTCCATGAAGTCGCGCCCGCTCCTGTACGCGCGCGTCGACTTCGTCGTCCGCGGTGACAAGCCGCCGCTGCTCATGGAGCTCGAGCTCGTCGAGCCGTCGCTGTACGCCTCGCTGGCGCCCGGCGCGCTGGACCGCCTCGCGAGCGCCATCCTGCGCGAGGTCGCCTACGGCAACGACGCGAACAACGACGTCTCGGCGCTCGCACACGCCTGACCCGGGCGGGACAGGAGCCGCCCGGCATCGGGACGCGGTTGCGCGCCACGACGCCTAGGGTGGGGTCGTGACTTCGCGTGCCGTGGACCCCATCGTCTGGATCGACTGCGAGATGACAGGGCTCGACGGTCGGCTCGACGCCCTCGTCGAGGTCGCGGTGATCGTGACCGACTCCGACCTGACACCCCTGGCCGAGGGCATCGACATCGTCATCGCCCCGCCCCCGGGCTCGCTGGAGCGGATGAACGACGTCGTGCGCACGATGCACACGACGTCCGGTCTCCTGACCGAGCTGGAGCACGGCGTCCCGCTCGAGGAGGCGCGTGCCCGCGTGCTCGAGTACGTCCAGGGCCTCGTGCCGGAGGCGCGCAAGGCGCCCCTGGCCGGGAACTCGGTGGGGACCGACCGAGTCTTCCTGGAGCGGGACATGCCGGAGCTGGTCGAGCACCTGCACTACCGGATCATCGACGTCTCCTCGATCAAGGAGCTCGCACGCCGCTGGTACCCGCGTGCCTACTACGCCTCCCCGAAGAAGAACGGCGGGCACCGCGCCCTGGCGGACATCGCCGAGAGCATCGACGAGCTGCGGTACTACCGCGCGGCTCTCTTCCCCGACGGCGACGGTCCCTCCTCCTCGGACCTGCGCAAGCGCGCGGCGCTCGTCACGGCGAGCCCGACGCCCGCCGTCGTGACGGAGGAGACGGCCTAGACCCGACCCCCGCCCGGACGCGACGAAGGCCGGTTCCCACGGGGGAACCGGCCTTCGTCGTCCTGGGGTGAGTAACGGGACTCGAACCCGCGACATCCGCGACCACAACGCGGCGCTCTACCAGCTGAGCTATACCCACCATGCGCGTGCTGCGAAGCAGCGCCGAACAAGTGTAGCCCGTCCGCGGAGCGCTCCGCGCCACACCCGGGCAGGTATAGCGTTGTCCGGGCGCCGGTCACCGGGCCGTGCCCACACGACACGCGAGGAGACGCAGCGATGGCCAAGCTCGAGGTGGGCGACGTCGCCCCGGACTTCACCCTTCCGGCCGCCGGTGGCGGGAGCGTGAGTCTGAGCGAGCTGACCGCGGCCGCCGAGAAGGGCGTCATCGTCTACTTCTATCCGGCCGCCGGGACGCCGGGCTGCACCACCCAGGCGTGCGACTTCCGCGACTCCCTCGCGTCGCTGCAGGGGGCGGGCTACACCGTCGTCGGCATCTCCCCCGACGCCGTGGAGAAGCTGGACGCCTTCGCCGAGCGCGAGGGCCTCGCCTACCCCCTCGCCGGCGACCCCGACCGGGGCGTGCTCGAGGCGTACGGCGCCTACGGCGAGAAGACGATGTACGGCAAGACCGTGACCGGTGTGATCCGCTCGACCTTCGTCGTCGCCCCCGACGGGACGCTGACCCTGGCCCAGTACAACGTGCGCGCGACCGGTCACGTGGCCAAGCTGCGCCGCGACCTCAAGGTCGCCTGACCCCGTCCGCCGCGCGTACGCGGCGGTCCCCGGCGCGAGTGGCGAAACTGGCAGACGCGCAGGATTTAGGTTCCTGTGTCTTCGGGCGTGCGGGTTCGAGTCCCGCCTCGCGCACCATCCTCGCCCGAACCTACGGCACCGTAGGTTCGGGGTAGGCTCGAGCACGACGGGCGCCGTTCCGGACCCGCTGCGGCTGAGAAGTCGTTCCGTTGAGACGACAGGACCCGCATGACGACTTCCCGCACCACCACGCTCCCCCGCGATCCTCGCAACGCCGTCACGAGCACCTACGCCGCGCTGTCTCGGCAGGTCAAGGAGCACGGCTTGCTCGCGCGGGCACCGCGGTACTACGCCGTGCTGATCTCGACGCTCGGCCTCGCTCTCGGCGGCCTGGTGACGGGTTTCGTGCTGCTGGGGCAGTCGTGGTTCCAGCTCCTCATCGCCGGCGGGCTCGGACTCGTCCTGACCCAGCTCGCCTTCATCACGCACGAGATGGCGCACCGAGCCGTGTTCGCGTCGGGCCCCACGAACGACCGGTGGGGTCGACTGATGGCCAACGCCGTCGTGGGCATCTCCTACACCTGGTGGATGGCCAAGCACACCCGCCACCACGCCAACCCCAACCACGTCGGCAAGGACCCCGACATCGAGCCGGACACCATCCTGTTCCGCGAGGAGGACGTCGAGCGCCGCTCCGGCCTGCGCCGCTGGCTGACGCGGTTCCAGGGCTACGCGTTCTTCCCGCTGCTGACGCTCGAGGGCCTGAACCTGCACGTCACCTCGGTCCGCTCCGTGCTGCGCACCGAGCGGGGTTCCGCCCGGGTCGTGGAGCTCAGCACGATCGGGCTGCGGCTGGTCGCCTACCTCGCCGTCGTCTTCTGGATCCTCCCGCTGGGGATGGCGTTCGCCTTCGTCGGGATCCAGATGGCGGTCTTCGGGGTCTACATGGGCGCCAGCTTCGCGCCCAACCACAAGGGCATGGCGGTCGTGCCGGCCGGCAGCAAGCTCGACTTCCTGTCCAAGCAGGTCCTGACGTCGCGCAACATCGTCGGTGGCCGGTTCATGAACGTGGTGATGGGGGCCTCAACTTCCAGGTCGAGCACCACCTCTTCCCCAGCATGGCGCGGCCGCACCTGCTCGCCGCCAGCCGCCTCGTCCGCGCGCACTGCGCGTCGATCGGGATGCCCTACACCGAGGTCTCGCTGGCGGAGTCCTACCGGATCGTGGTGGCCTACCTCAACCGGGTCGGGCTCGGCGCGCGCGATCCGTTCGACTGTCCCACGTTCCACACGCTGCGACGCGTGTGAGCGCGCGGATCGCCTCGGGTGCGACGGATCGCGTGCCGGGCGTCGCGCCCTGGGCGCGTGTGAGCGCCGTCGTCGCGCCCGTGGCGATGATCGGGGGCTGGCTGCTCGCGGAGTCGCTCCAGCCGTCGTTCGATCCCGTGACCGAGACGATCAGCGCCCTGGCCGTCGCGACCCGGACGACGCCGTGGGTGCTCGGCGTCGCCCTCGTGACCACGGGTGCGGCGCACGTCGTGACAGCGCTCGGCACGCGCCGTCTGCGACCCGCCGCCCGTGCGGTGCTGGCGCTCGGCGGGGTGGCGACGGCCGCCGTCGGGCTCCTGCCGGTCGATGCGCACCCGCAGGCGCACGGCGTCGCCGCCGGTGTCGGGTTCGGGGCGCTGGCGCTGTGGCCGGCGCTCACCGCGCGACGTGCGCGGTCCGGCGGCACCGGCGTCGAGCGGCCGCTGCCCGCCCTCGGAGGGACCGCGCTGCTGACGGCGCTGGTGGTGGTCTTCGTCGTCACCCTCGCCTCCGGTTCCGGGCCGATCGGGCTCACCGAGCGGCTCGCGGCGGGGGCGCAGTCGCTGTGGCCGCTCCTGGTGGTGCTGGCGCTGCGCCGTCGTGACCGGCGGGGCTGATCGGGAATCCTCTCGGCGAGGGTCGGCAATCCTCTCGCTCGGGTTGGGCGGGGCGGTGTGGTTCTCGCGAGGGTTGCCCAAGCAGGGCGCGAGGCGCAGGGTGGGTGGTGCGAGCATCCCGCAGACGAAGGAGGAAGCCGTGGCACGACGTCGTGATCCCGGGCCGAGCGTGAAGGACCCCGAGCTGTACGAGGCCCTGCGCGAGGACGGCAACAGCAAGGAGAAGTCGGCGCGCATCGCGAACGCGGCCGCGGCGCGCGGCCGCGACGAGGTCGGCCGCAGCGGCGGCGAGTCCGGCAGCTACGAGGACTGGACCGTGGCAGACCTGCGGCGGCGTGCGGCGGAGCTCGACGTCGCCGGCCGCTCCTCGATGCGCAAGGCCGAGCTGGTCGAGGCGCTGCGCTCGCACTGACGAGACGCCTCGCCCGCCGTCGCCGGACGCGGTGGTAGGAATGAGGGGTGAGTGACGTGCGCGCCGACGACCTGGGCCCCTGGCTCTCCCCCGACGACCTGGATCTGGTGCGCCGCAAGGTCCCGATGGTCTACATCGACGTCGTCCCCGTGCGGCTCGACGTGGACGGGTCGCTCCTCCGGGTCGGCACGCTGCTGCGCAGCCCGCGTGAGGGCGGTCTGGCCCGCGCGGTCATCTCCGGGCGCGTGCTGCTGCACGAGAGCGTCCGCACCGCGATCACGCGCCACGTCGAGAAGGACCTCGGCTCGATGGCCCTGCCCCGCGTCCCGGCGTCGCCCCAGCCGTTCACGGTGCAGGAGTACTTCCCCACCGCCGTGCCGCACGCCTTCCACGACCCGCGCCAGCACGCCGTCTCCCTCGCCTACATCGTCCCCATCGAGGGTGACGCGACGGCGCAGCGCGACGCCATCCAGCTCGCGTGGCTCACGCCCGAGGAGGCGGTGGACCCCGCCGTGCGCGGCGAGTGCGTCTCCGGGCACGCGGCCCTGCTGTCGGGCGCCGTGGCCCACCTCGGTCGCCTCGGCTGAGGTCGCGCCCCGGGGCCGTCCGGGGGCGCGATGTCAGGCGACGTCGCCGACGAACAGGTCGAGGTGACGGCACCTGCGGCACGCGAACGCGCGGATCTGGAACCGCTGCTTGCCCATCCGGCGGGCGCCGCCGAGGATGCCGAGCTCGAGCGGACCGGGGATCCAGCGCGCGTTCCCGCGCGAGCCCTCGCCGTTGTCCTCGATGAAGCCCTCGTCGAGCGCGTCGTGCCCGCACGAGGAGCACACGGGGCCGGGCGTGGCGTCGGCGGGGGCGCCGTCGGTCGGTGCCGGCTGCGGGGCCGAGTGGTTCTCCGGCGGGGTTCCGTAGAGGCTCATCGCCCCTGTCTACCGCACCCGAACCGCCCCGTGGGGTGCGGGTGTGGCACCGTGGAGCGGTCAGGAGTCCCCGCCGAAGGAGCACCGATGACCCGCCCACCCCGTCGCCGCACCCGCGCCGCGCACCTGCGTCTCGTCCCGCCGGGTGCGATTGGTGCCGTGCTGCTCGCGCTCGGCCTCGCGGCCTGCACGCCGCCGTCCGACGGCGAGCCTGCGACGTCGCCCACCGCCTCGGGGTCGAGCGAGTCGGACCAGCTGCCGGCGACCACGCCCGCGACCGCTCCCCCGGCGCCCGCGACCGCGCCCGGCGAGGTCGCTCGCTCCGTCCACGTCCCGGAGAACGCCGACGGCGTGCCGGAGACGGCCGACACCTCGAGCGACGTCGTGGCCACCGAGGGTCGCTACGCCGTCGCCGGCGCCTGCTCCGGGGATCCCGCCGAGATGCCCTTCACCCTGTCCACAGCCGCCCCCGACCAGGAGCGCGCCACGCTGCTGGAGGGGTCGATCCCCTGCGACGGCGAGGTGATGGACGACGGCTTCGACTACCAGTTCGCCTACGACGGCCCGGTCCAGCTGACCATCACCCGGACCGACGGTCTCACCGGCGGGTGGGTGACCCTGACGGCGCGGAGCTGACCGGACGCGGCGCGCGCCCGGCTCGCGTCAGTCCGGCGCACCCAGGTCGATCGTCGGCCAGTCCGCGTAGTCCTCGCGCATGAGGCGGTCATGGGTCGCGACGACGACGGCGCACGCGACCCACCGCAGCCAGGTCGTCATCGAGTCCACGAGGTCGACGGCGAGATGGTTGGTCGGCTCGTCCATCAGCAGCACGTGCGGGGCCGTCATGAGCACGAGCGCGAGGTCGAGCCGGCGCCGCTGCCCCACCGACAGCTCCACGACCGGCCGGTCGAGGTCCGCCTCGCTCAGCAGCCCGGTGGCGGCGATCGGCACGAGCTCGTCGGCGTCCACGCCGCCCCGGGCGACCGCCTCGAGCACGACCCGCGCCGCGACGTCGAACCCGGTCTCCCGCCCGCGCACCTCGAGCCGGCTCTCCTGCCACAGAACGCCCACGCGCACGTCCGGCGCCGTCGCCGCCTGCGCGAGCAGACCGAGCAGGGTCGACTTGCCGCGCCCGTTCGGCCCCACCAGCAGGAGCCGGTCCTCGCGCCCGACGGCGAGCATGAGGTCGCCTCGTTCCAGCCGACCGGGCACGTGCGCGCCGGGCAGCAGGAGCAGCGGCGCGTTGCCGTGACCGTCGGGTTCGCCGCCGAGGTGCGGCCACGCCACCTCGGGCGGCGGGGGCGGCACGGCGACGGCGCGGGCCTCCAGCTCGCGCAGCTGCCGGTCCGCGGCGGTGATGTGCTGCTTGGCGCGCGTGCCGCGGCGGTTCTTGTTCGACCCCTTGGGCGGTCGCCACTCGTCCGACAGCCCCTCGTAGGCGGTGTCGCGGCTCCAGAACAGCTGCTCGAGACGGCGCTGCTCCGTGCGGAACCGGGTGCGCCAGCGCGCGAGCGCCGCGTCCTTGGCGGCGCGGTAGTCGGCGTAGTGGAGCGCGCCGTAGCGGGTGGGTGGGCCGGCCATCGTGGAGTCCAGATCGAGGATCTCGGTCACGACGTCGTCGAGCAGCTGCCGGTCGTGCGTCACGAGCACCACGGCCCCCGGCCAGAGGGCGAGGCGGTCCGTCAGGTGCTCGATCGCGGCGAGGTCGAGGTGGTTGGTCGGCTCGTCCAGGAGCAGCACGTCGGAGCGCTCGGCGAGCGCGCACGCCAGGTGCACGCGGTAGCGCTCCCCCACGCTCATCTCGGCGAGCCGCGTCGACGCCTCCCGCGGGGCGCCGAACCGCGTGAGGGCCTCGTCGAGCTCGCGGTCGGCGTCCCAGGCGCGCATCTCCTCGAAGGCGGCGACGGCGTCGGCCACCTCGGCCAGCGCGCGGCGCTGCGCCGCGGCGGCGCCGGACACGCCGGGGGTGTCGGCGCTCTCCACGGCTCCGGCGGCCTCGGCCGCCTCCTCCAGCCGCGTCTGGGCGGCGCGCGAGCGCTGCATGCTCGCGGCGAGCAGCTCCCCCAGCGTCTCGTGCGGCGAGACCTGCAGCTCCTGCGCGACCATCGTGAGCGTGCCGCGCCGTCGGACCGCGCCCGCCTGCGGGTCCAGACGACCGGCGAGGATCTGCAGCAGCGTCGACTTGCCGCTCCCGTTCTCGCCGACCAGCCCGATCCGGTCGCGCCCGCCGACCGTGAGGGAGACGTCGGCCAGCACGGGTCTGGCGGGGTAGCCGAAGGCGACGCCGCGTGCGGAGACGAGCGCCCCGGTCACGTCGGCTCCCCGATCTGCTCGAGGTGGTGGTCGCGGTGCGGGAGCCAGCGCTGCGCCTCAGCGGGGGTGGCCTCCGCGAGCGCGCGGCTCCAGGCGTGCGTCCGGTTGACGGCGTGCACCCGCTCCACGTGCGGCCACAGCGCGGCACCGACGGCGTGGTCGATCCCCCAGGCGTCGCAGTACGCGGCGAGGACCTCGCCCCAGACCGCGTCGTCCGCGATGGCGCGGCGGGGGACGGCGAGGACCTCCGGGGCGCAGCTCAGGTCCGAGTCGCCCAGGTCGAACAGCTGCAGCGGGCGCGAGGCGGTGCCGGCGGCGACGTTGCCCGGGTGGAGGTCACCGTGGTTCCACGTCACGGGGAACGGCGAGTCCAGGAGCGCGGCGGCGGACTCGCGCACGGCCGGGCGCAGGCGGCGCAGGCGCGCGGTGCGCCCGCCGTCGTCGTGCGCACCCGCCTCGACGAGGTCCTCCAGACGCTCGAGGGCGGTGGTGGGTGACCCGTCGGGCAGACCCGCCGCGACCAGGGCGTCCGCGTGCGCCAGCAGCTGCTGCTGCGCCCTCGCGGCGAGCGCGACGACGTCGCACCAGCTCCCGGCGTCGTCCCGCCCCTGGTCTCGCATCGAGGGGCCGTGGTCGGCGGTGAGGAAGCGGCCCGACACCGGATCGACGGCGAGCGGCGCGTCGACGACCTCGGGAGCGATCCGTGCGATCAGGGACAGCACGCGCCCCTCGTGCGCGAGCGCCGCGCAGCCCTGCTTGAGCCAGACGGGGGTTCCTGCGGTCACGGTGTCGGGGTGCGCCGTCGCCGTCAGCACCACCTGCGTCGACCAGGGCCGCACGCGCACCTGGCGGGCGGGTCCGACCAACCTCCGGCCGAGTCCGCGCAGCGCGGTCGCGGCCCAGGTCGTCGCCTCGTCCAGCCAGACGCTGCCGCCGACGACCACGCTGAATGCCGGCCGCGTCCCCTCCGACAGGACGGTCACGACGGCGGGAGCGCCGCCACGACGTCCGGCGCGATCGCGCGGAACGCCTGGCCGCGGTGGCTGATCGCGTTCTTCTCCGCGGGGCTGAGCTGCGCGCACGAGCGGGTCTCGCCGTCGGGCACGAGGATCGGGTCGTAGCCGAAGCCGCCCTCCCCCGCGCGCTCGCGCAGGAGCGTGCCGGCCAGCCGGCCCTCCCGGACGACCTCGTGCCCGTCGGGCGTGACGAGCGCGGCGGCGCAGACGAAGGCGGCGCGGCGGTGGGCGTCGCGGACGTCGCCGAGCTGCGCCAGGAGCAGGTCGAGGTTGGCGGCGTCGTCGCCGTGACGCCCCGCCCATCGCGCGGAGAAGATGCCCGGTGCGCCGCCGAGGACGTCGACGGCGAGGCCCGAGTCGTCGGCGAGCGCCACCAGGCCCGTGGCCGCGGCGAGCGCGCGCGCCTTGAGGAGCGCGTTCTCCGCGAACGTGACACCGTCCTCGACGACGTCGGGCACGTGGGGGTAGGCGTCCGCACCGACAACGGCGCCGTCGTCCAGGCCGGGGAGCGCGCCGTCGGGCCCCGTGAGGATCGCGCGGAGCTCGCCGACCTTGTGCGCGTTGCGGGTCGCGAGGACGAGCTGGGGCGGGGTGGGGCTGGTGCCGGCGTCCACGGACGTCACGCGCGGAACCCGGCGGCGGGGGCGGCGAGCGCCTCGGCCTGCAGGCTCGTGAGCTCGGCGGTGCCGGCGAGCGCGAGGTCGAGCAGCCCGTTGAGCTCGTCCCGGCGGAACGGGACGCCCTCGGCGGTGCCCTGCACCTCGACGAACTCCCCGGAGCCGGTGACCACGACGTTCATGTCCGTCTCGGCGCGCACGTCCTCCACGTAGGGCAGGTCGAGGAGCGGCACGCCGTCGACGATCCCGACGCTGACGGCGGCGACCGAGTCTCGCAGGACGGTGCCGGGCTTCACGTGACCCTGAGCCTGCCCCCAGGCGACGGCGTCGGCGAGCGCGACGTAGGCGCCCGTGATGGCGGCGGTGCGGGTGCCGCCGTCGGCCTGGAGGACGTCGCAGTCGAGCACGATCGTGTTCTCACCGAGCGCGGCGACGTCGATCACGGCGCGGAGGCTGCGGCCGATGAGACGGGAGATCTCGTGCGTGCGGCCGCCGATCTTGCCGCGGACCGACTCGCGGTCGCTGCGGCTGTTGGTGGCGCGCGGGAGCATGGCGTACTCGGCGGTCACCCAGCCCTCGCCGCTGCCCTTGCGCCAGCGCGGCACGCCAGACGTGAACGACGCCGCGCACAGCACGCGGGTGCCGCCGAACTCGA is a window of Litorihabitans aurantiacus DNA encoding:
- a CDS encoding DUF7218 family protein; translated protein: MARRRDPGPSVKDPELYEALREDGNSKEKSARIANAAAARGRDEVGRSGGESGSYEDWTVADLRRRAAELDVAGRSSMRKAELVEALRSH
- a CDS encoding peroxiredoxin — encoded protein: MAKLEVGDVAPDFTLPAAGGGSVSLSELTAAAEKGVIVYFYPAAGTPGCTTQACDFRDSLASLQGAGYTVVGISPDAVEKLDAFAEREGLAYPLAGDPDRGVLEAYGAYGEKTMYGKTVTGVIRSTFVVAPDGTLTLAQYNVRATGHVAKLRRDLKVA
- a CDS encoding phosphotransferase, with amino-acid sequence MTVLSEGTRPAFSVVVGGSVWLDEATTWAATALRGLGRRLVGPARQVRVRPWSTQVVLTATAHPDTVTAGTPVWLKQGCAALAHEGRVLSLIARIAPEVVDAPLAVDPVSGRFLTADHGPSMRDQGRDDAGSWCDVVALAARAQQQLLAHADALVAAGLPDGSPTTALERLEDLVEAGAHDDGGRTARLRRLRPAVRESAAALLDSPFPVTWNHGDLHPGNVAAGTASRPLQLFDLGDSDLSCAPEVLAVPRRAIADDAVWGEVLAAYCDAWGIDHAVGAALWPHVERVHAVNRTHAWSRALAEATPAEAQRWLPHRDHHLEQIGEPT
- a CDS encoding ATP-binding cassette domain-containing protein, with translation MTGALVSARGVAFGYPARPVLADVSLTVGGRDRIGLVGENGSGKSTLLQILAGRLDPQAGAVRRRGTLTMVAQELQVSPHETLGELLAASMQRSRAAQTRLEEAAEAAGAVESADTPGVSGAAAAQRRALAEVADAVAAFEEMRAWDADRELDEALTRFGAPREASTRLAEMSVGERYRVHLACALAERSDVLLLDEPTNHLDLAAIEHLTDRLALWPGAVVLVTHDRQLLDDVVTEILDLDSTMAGPPTRYGALHYADYRAAKDAALARWRTRFRTEQRRLEQLFWSRDTAYEGLSDEWRPPKGSNKNRRGTRAKQHITAADRQLRELEARAVAVPPPPPEVAWPHLGGEPDGHGNAPLLLLPGAHVPGRLERGDLMLAVGREDRLLLVGPNGRGKSTLLGLLAQAATAPDVRVGVLWQESRLEVRGRETGFDVAARVVLEAVARGGVDADELVPIAATGLLSEADLDRPVVELSVGQRRRLDLALVLMTAPHVLLMDEPTNHLAVDLVDSMTTWLRWVACAVVVATHDRLMREDYADWPTIDLGAPD
- the orn gene encoding oligoribonuclease, whose amino-acid sequence is MTGLDGRLDALVEVAVIVTDSDLTPLAEGIDIVIAPPPGSLERMNDVVRTMHTTSGLLTELEHGVPLEEARARVLEYVQGLVPEARKAPLAGNSVGTDRVFLERDMPELVEHLHYRIIDVSSIKELARRWYPRAYYASPKKNGGHRALADIAESIDELRYYRAALFPDGDGPSSSDLRKRAALVTASPTPAVVTEETA
- a CDS encoding DUF4916 domain-containing protein; the encoded protein is MSDVRADDLGPWLSPDDLDLVRRKVPMVYIDVVPVRLDVDGSLLRVGTLLRSPREGGLARAVISGRVLLHESVRTAITRHVEKDLGSMALPRVPASPQPFTVQEYFPTAVPHAFHDPRQHAVSLAYIVPIEGDATAQRDAIQLAWLTPEEAVDPAVRGECVSGHAALLSGAVAHLGRLG
- the rph gene encoding ribonuclease PH, with translation MTQQTRADGRTPDQLRPVRITRGWLDSAEGSVLVEFGGTRVLCAASFTSGVPRWRKGSGEGWVTAEYAMLPRATNSRSDRESVRGKIGGRTHEISRLIGRSLRAVIDVAALGENTIVLDCDVLQADGGTRTAAITGAYVALADAVAWGQAQGHVKPGTVLRDSVAAVSVGIVDGVPLLDLPYVEDVRAETDMNVVVTGSGEFVEVQGTAEGVPFRRDELNGLLDLALAGTAELTSLQAEALAAPAAGFRA
- the rdgB gene encoding RdgB/HAM1 family non-canonical purine NTP pyrophosphatase — translated: MTSVDAGTSPTPPQLVLATRNAHKVGELRAILTGPDGALPGLDDGAVVGADAYPHVPDVVEDGVTFAENALLKARALAAATGLVALADDSGLAVDVLGGAPGIFSARWAGRHGDDAANLDLLLAQLGDVRDAHRRAAFVCAAALVTPDGHEVVREGRLAGTLLRERAGEGGFGYDPILVPDGETRSCAQLSPAEKNAISHRGQAFRAIAPDVVAALPPS
- a CDS encoding DUF998 domain-containing protein, which encodes MSARIASGATDRVPGVAPWARVSAVVAPVAMIGGWLLAESLQPSFDPVTETISALAVATRTTPWVLGVALVTTGAAHVVTALGTRRLRPAARAVLALGGVATAAVGLLPVDAHPQAHGVAAGVGFGALALWPALTARRARSGGTGVERPLPALGGTALLTALVVVFVVTLASGSGPIGLTERLAAGAQSLWPLLVVLALRRRDRRG